The following are encoded in a window of Rhabdothermincola sediminis genomic DNA:
- the atpB gene encoding F0F1 ATP synthase subunit A: protein MIFGLEFPEFKTIVEWPSAFGEGTWYGFNKIALINVIAVVATALFFFLSRKGELVPRGPQNLAESAVGFLKDGIIMQTIGPDGMRYLPYLASLFFFILIGNLFEIIPFFHMPANARMANPALLAIITWVFFIAVGFKHQGPLKYFKSALFPPGVPAALYLLVTPIEFISTFIVRPFSLAVRLFANMLAGHILLVTFSVLCITLWVLGPLLAVLPASYFMLVALTGFELMVAFLQAYIFTILAAVYIGGALHPDH, encoded by the coding sequence GTGATCTTCGGTCTCGAGTTCCCCGAGTTCAAGACGATCGTCGAATGGCCGAGCGCCTTCGGCGAGGGCACGTGGTACGGCTTCAACAAGATCGCGCTCATCAACGTGATCGCGGTGGTGGCCACGGCCCTGTTCTTCTTCCTCTCGCGCAAGGGTGAGCTCGTGCCCCGCGGGCCGCAGAACCTGGCCGAGTCCGCGGTCGGGTTCCTCAAGGACGGCATCATCATGCAGACCATCGGGCCCGACGGCATGCGGTACCTGCCCTACCTCGCGAGCCTGTTCTTCTTCATCCTGATCGGGAACCTGTTCGAGATCATCCCGTTCTTCCACATGCCGGCGAACGCCCGCATGGCCAACCCGGCCCTGCTGGCGATCATCACCTGGGTGTTCTTCATCGCCGTGGGCTTCAAGCACCAGGGGCCCCTCAAGTACTTCAAGAGCGCGCTGTTCCCGCCCGGGGTGCCGGCGGCGCTCTACCTGCTGGTGACCCCGATCGAGTTCATCTCCACGTTCATCGTGCGGCCCTTCTCGCTGGCGGTCCGGCTCTTCGCCAACATGCTCGCCGGCCACATCCTGCTTGTGACCTTCAGCGTGCTCTGCATCACCCTCTGGGTGCTCGGTCCGCTGCTGGCCGTCCTGCCCGCGTCGTACTTCATGCTCGTCGCGCTCACCGGCTTCGAGCTGATGGTGGCATTCCTGCAGGCCTACATCTTCACGATCCTCGCGGCCGTCTATATCGGCGGTGCCCTGCACCCTGACCACTGA
- a CDS encoding acetyl-CoA acetyltransferase, which produces MDPRLPVLIGVGQITQRVDRGDDALEPVDLMAEALRRAEHDAGSNGILAGADSIRVINELSWRYLDPGALVAQRIGAAPRTTEYTVMGGNYVQTVVNRTALDIQAGRNDLVLLTGGEAWRTRTQAKKAGADLGWTTQPPGTPPPLQIGDDHDLVHPVELSRGVFLPVQVYPMFDIALRAERGLSIAEHRRQIAELWARFSEVAVGNPYAWIQRSYTAEEIATPSPDNRMIGFPYTKVMNSNNNVEQGAGLILCSVERARALGVTPDRWVFIHAGADAHDHWFLSNRADLHSSPAIRIAGRAALDLAGVTIDDVAHVDLYSCFPSAVQVAARELGLSLQRQLTVTGGMSFAGGPWNNYVMHAIATMADVLRDDPGSLGMCTANGGYVTKHAFGIYSTEPPPSGRFRHAEPQDEVDALPSRELAEGHDGEVTIETYTVMHDRDGQPERALAACLTAEGRRTWGATTDPSTMRAFLAEDLVGVKGVLSAAGDLALA; this is translated from the coding sequence GTGGATCCACGGTTGCCGGTGCTGATCGGTGTGGGTCAGATCACCCAGCGGGTCGACCGTGGTGACGACGCGCTCGAGCCGGTGGACCTCATGGCCGAGGCACTGCGGCGAGCCGAGCACGACGCGGGCAGCAACGGGATCCTGGCGGGGGCGGACTCCATCCGGGTGATCAACGAGCTGTCGTGGCGGTACCTCGATCCGGGCGCGCTGGTCGCCCAGCGGATCGGCGCCGCGCCTCGCACCACCGAGTACACGGTGATGGGCGGCAACTACGTGCAGACGGTGGTCAACCGCACGGCCCTCGACATCCAGGCCGGCCGCAACGACCTGGTGCTGCTCACCGGAGGAGAGGCCTGGCGGACCCGCACTCAGGCCAAGAAGGCCGGCGCCGACCTCGGCTGGACGACCCAACCGCCCGGCACGCCTCCGCCGCTCCAGATCGGCGACGACCACGACCTGGTCCACCCCGTCGAGCTGTCCCGAGGCGTGTTCCTGCCCGTCCAGGTGTACCCGATGTTCGACATCGCCCTCCGGGCGGAGCGGGGCCTGTCGATCGCCGAGCACCGGCGCCAGATCGCCGAGCTGTGGGCTCGCTTCTCCGAGGTGGCAGTAGGCAACCCCTATGCCTGGATCCAGCGTTCCTACACCGCCGAGGAGATCGCCACTCCGTCCCCTGACAACCGCATGATCGGCTTCCCGTACACGAAGGTGATGAACTCGAACAACAACGTCGAGCAGGGTGCAGGGCTGATCCTCTGCTCGGTGGAGCGGGCCCGGGCACTCGGTGTGACCCCCGACCGATGGGTCTTCATCCACGCGGGCGCCGATGCCCACGATCACTGGTTCCTGTCCAATCGGGCCGACCTGCACTCCTCTCCGGCGATCCGCATCGCCGGTCGAGCGGCCCTCGACCTGGCCGGCGTGACGATCGACGACGTAGCCCACGTCGACCTCTACAGCTGCTTCCCCTCCGCGGTGCAGGTCGCCGCTCGTGAGCTCGGGCTGAGCCTCCAGCGCCAGCTCACCGTGACCGGAGGAATGAGTTTCGCCGGGGGCCCGTGGAACAACTACGTCATGCACGCCATCGCCACGATGGCCGACGTCCTGCGCGACGACCCGGGTTCGCTCGGAATGTGCACCGCCAACGGCGGCTACGTCACCAAGCACGCATTCGGCATCTACTCCACCGAGCCCCCTCCGTCGGGCCGCTTCCGCCATGCGGAGCCCCAGGACGAGGTCGACGCCCTCCCGAGCCGCGAACTCGCGGAGGGCCACGACGGCGAGGTGACGATCGAGACCTACACGGTGATGCACGATCGCGACGGCCAACCGGAACGGGCCCTCGCAGCCTGCCTCACCGCGGAGGGACGGCGGACCTGGGGCGCCACGACCGACCCCTCCACGATGCGAGCGTTCCTCGCCGAGGATCTGGTCGGGGTCAAAGGGGTGCTCTCCGCCGCCGGGGACCTGGCGCTGGCCTGA
- the atpF gene encoding F0F1 ATP synthase subunit B, translating to MVFATALRVASEVSQAIQEEELANPILPVGNELFWGAVTFAVLWILMKFVLLPPVLRGMERREEKARADLAAAEQAREAAAAKLAEYQASLASAKAEAVRILEDARAQAEAKRKAVMAEAEADAAAVRAQAAQEVAAAKAAARAELRESLADIVVAAAGAVVEKPLDRQAQLQIIEDYVNRAGSQN from the coding sequence GTGGTCTTCGCCACGGCCCTCCGGGTCGCCTCCGAGGTCTCGCAGGCGATCCAGGAGGAAGAACTCGCCAACCCGATCCTCCCGGTCGGGAACGAGCTGTTCTGGGGTGCCGTCACCTTCGCGGTGCTGTGGATCCTCATGAAGTTCGTGCTGCTACCACCGGTCCTGCGGGGCATGGAGCGCCGGGAGGAGAAGGCACGCGCTGATCTCGCCGCGGCGGAGCAGGCCAGGGAGGCTGCCGCGGCCAAGCTCGCGGAGTACCAGGCGAGCCTGGCCAGCGCCAAGGCCGAGGCGGTGCGCATCCTCGAGGACGCCCGGGCCCAGGCCGAGGCGAAGCGCAAGGCGGTGATGGCCGAAGCCGAGGCCGACGCGGCAGCGGTACGGGCCCAGGCCGCGCAGGAGGTGGCTGCCGCCAAGGCCGCGGCCCGAGCCGAGCTTCGCGAGAGCTTGGCCGACATCGTCGTCGCGGCCGCCGGCGCGGTGGTGGAGAAGCCGCTCGACCGCCAGGCACAGCTCCAGATCATCGAGGACTACGTGAACCGCGCCGGTTCGCAGAACTGA
- a CDS encoding Crp/Fnr family transcriptional regulator has translation MFGSRKKAVDGVAKLKGVSFFDGFTDEELQRVAELADDVEAEAGAVLVDQGRVGLECYVILEGSAGVYYGDEHIATVGPGSMVGEMALVEHRPRNATVVAETPMKLLAFDTKHFKQLLEEMPKAHDRVMETLAARLRARGAG, from the coding sequence ATGTTCGGGAGCAGGAAGAAGGCGGTCGACGGGGTCGCGAAGCTCAAGGGTGTCTCGTTCTTCGACGGCTTCACCGACGAGGAGCTCCAGCGGGTGGCGGAGCTGGCCGACGACGTGGAGGCCGAGGCAGGTGCCGTACTGGTCGATCAGGGGCGGGTCGGGTTGGAGTGCTACGTCATCCTCGAGGGCAGTGCAGGCGTGTACTACGGGGACGAGCACATCGCCACGGTGGGCCCCGGTTCGATGGTGGGGGAGATGGCGCTCGTGGAGCACCGGCCACGCAATGCCACGGTCGTCGCCGAGACCCCGATGAAGCTGCTGGCGTTCGACACCAAGCACTTCAAGCAACTGCTCGAGGAGATGCCGAAGGCGCACGACCGGGTGATGGAGACCCTCGCGGCGCGTCTGCGTGCTCGCGGCGCTGGCTGA
- a CDS encoding F0F1 ATP synthase subunit B family protein, whose product MVNLLVLAAEGGGHAGNGFILPHDFNEVIWGSSAFLVVAALLIWKGGPAIRNLWNGRIERLSNELSEAATARMEAEAALADVEGRIANADQERARIRSEAHQTAAALAEQIAARAEADAAELRARVAADAEASKAQAAADLKAELAELVVGAAEAVVARNLDGQTQAELVERYITSLRSSGVSAR is encoded by the coding sequence ATGGTCAACCTCCTGGTTCTCGCAGCGGAAGGCGGCGGGCACGCGGGAAACGGCTTCATCCTCCCCCACGACTTCAATGAGGTGATCTGGGGCTCATCCGCGTTCTTGGTGGTCGCGGCCCTGCTCATCTGGAAGGGTGGTCCCGCGATCCGCAACCTCTGGAACGGGCGCATCGAGCGGCTGAGCAACGAGCTCTCCGAGGCCGCCACCGCCCGGATGGAGGCCGAAGCCGCGCTGGCCGATGTCGAGGGTCGGATCGCCAACGCCGATCAGGAACGGGCACGGATCCGCTCCGAGGCTCACCAGACCGCGGCCGCCCTCGCCGAGCAGATCGCGGCGCGGGCCGAAGCGGACGCCGCGGAGCTGCGGGCACGAGTGGCCGCGGACGCCGAGGCCTCGAAGGCCCAGGCTGCCGCGGATCTCAAGGCGGAGCTCGCCGAGCTGGTCGTGGGAGCGGCCGAAGCGGTGGTGGCCCGGAACCTCGACGGCCAGACCCAGGCCGAGCTCGTCGAGCGCTACATCACCAGCCTGCGGTCGTCGGGGGTGAGCGCCCGATGA
- the glyA gene encoding serine hydroxymethyltransferase translates to MSWPTERDTEVFGLIDRELERQNTTLQLIASENFTSPAVMEATGSVLTNKYAEGYPGKRYYGGNQLVDEVEELARERAKELFGAEHANVQPHSGANANLAVYLAVLEPGDKVMGMSLDHGGHLTHGSPVNISGRYYDFVSYGVTPSDERLDYDRVREVARAERPKLIIAGATAYPRVIEPAPLREIADEVGALLMFDAAHIAGLIAGGVHPNPVPHADIVTFTTHKTLRGPRGGCILARAELGPAIDKALFPGLQGGPLEHVIAAKAVAFREAMDPSFASYAAQVVANASALAEALAHEGFRLVSGGTDNHLMLVDLRPFDEELTGKEAQAVLDRAGITLNKNTIPDDPRSPFVTSGVRIGTPAVTTQGMRETEMVAIAGLIARALRHRTDEGELAAVREDVATLCSKYTPYPH, encoded by the coding sequence ATGAGCTGGCCCACCGAACGCGACACGGAGGTGTTCGGGCTGATCGACCGGGAGCTCGAACGCCAGAACACCACCTTGCAACTCATAGCCTCCGAGAACTTCACGTCGCCGGCGGTGATGGAGGCCACGGGCTCCGTCCTCACGAACAAGTACGCGGAGGGCTACCCGGGCAAGCGCTACTACGGCGGCAACCAGCTCGTCGACGAGGTCGAGGAGCTGGCTCGGGAACGGGCCAAGGAGCTGTTCGGTGCGGAGCACGCCAACGTGCAGCCGCACTCCGGTGCCAACGCGAACCTGGCCGTGTACCTGGCCGTGCTGGAGCCCGGCGACAAGGTCATGGGCATGAGCCTCGACCACGGTGGCCACCTCACGCACGGCTCGCCGGTGAACATCAGCGGCCGCTACTACGACTTCGTCTCCTACGGCGTCACCCCCAGCGACGAGCGCCTCGACTACGACCGGGTGCGGGAGGTGGCCAGAGCCGAGCGACCCAAGCTCATCATCGCCGGAGCCACCGCGTACCCACGGGTCATCGAACCTGCCCCACTGCGAGAGATCGCCGACGAGGTCGGCGCCCTCCTCATGTTCGACGCCGCCCATATCGCGGGGCTCATCGCGGGCGGTGTGCACCCGAACCCGGTCCCGCACGCGGACATCGTCACCTTCACCACCCACAAGACGCTCCGAGGGCCCCGAGGGGGCTGCATCCTGGCGCGGGCCGAGCTCGGGCCGGCCATCGACAAGGCGTTGTTCCCCGGCCTGCAGGGCGGCCCGCTCGAGCACGTGATCGCGGCCAAGGCCGTGGCCTTCCGCGAGGCGATGGACCCGAGCTTCGCCTCCTATGCCGCCCAGGTGGTGGCCAACGCCTCTGCCCTGGCCGAGGCGTTGGCCCACGAGGGCTTCCGCTTGGTGTCGGGCGGCACCGACAACCACCTGATGCTCGTCGACCTGCGCCCCTTCGACGAAGAGCTGACCGGCAAGGAGGCGCAGGCGGTCCTCGACCGGGCGGGCATCACGCTCAACAAGAACACGATCCCCGACGATCCGCGCTCGCCGTTCGTCACCAGCGGCGTGCGGATCGGGACCCCCGCGGTCACCACGCAAGGCATGCGGGAGACGGAGATGGTCGCCATCGCCGGCCTCATCGCCCGAGCGCTCCGCCACCGCACCGACGAAGGCGAGCTGGCCGCCGTCCGGGAGGACGTGGCCACCCTCTGCTCCAAGTACACCCCCTATCCCCACTGA
- a CDS encoding glycosyltransferase family 4 protein, which yields MPSFEAYVAVLAVTVVTTLGLTPLVRRLSVRLGAVVKPDERRVHERPTPTLGGVAMMGGLVAGMTVAWRLDGFDEVFAGNTEPLGVLAAGLLILAVGVIDDLREVSAPAKLAGIVVSASVLVISGVSLLVLRVPFQGTFLLSPDWSYLVSVLWVVGMTNAINLIDGLDGLAAGIVAIAAGTFFLYALQLTDAGLLQAGNVGPLLAVIIVGMCLGFLPWNRHPARIFMGDGGALLLGLLMAASTMVVGGRTDQPFSGQSFFFFAPLLIPLLILGVPILDTLLAIVRRATRRTGVATADKDHLHHRLMRLGHGHWRSVLILWAWTALLSGFVLYPTYSGRGDGIVPIGIAALLLALFTILHPSLRGSRPDSQAAPAGAGDRGFAEQGHPE from the coding sequence GTGCCGTCGTTCGAGGCCTACGTCGCGGTCCTGGCCGTCACCGTGGTGACCACCCTGGGCCTGACCCCACTGGTGCGCCGGCTCTCGGTGCGCCTCGGCGCGGTGGTCAAGCCTGACGAGCGCCGAGTACACGAGCGGCCGACGCCGACCCTCGGGGGGGTCGCGATGATGGGCGGGCTGGTCGCGGGGATGACGGTCGCCTGGCGACTCGATGGCTTCGACGAGGTCTTCGCCGGGAACACCGAGCCCCTCGGTGTGCTGGCGGCAGGTCTGCTGATCCTCGCCGTGGGAGTGATCGACGATCTGCGCGAGGTCTCGGCTCCCGCCAAGCTCGCCGGCATCGTGGTCTCGGCCAGCGTCCTGGTCATCTCCGGGGTGAGCCTGCTCGTGCTGCGCGTGCCGTTCCAGGGCACCTTCCTGCTCTCGCCGGACTGGAGCTACCTGGTCAGCGTGCTGTGGGTGGTGGGCATGACCAACGCCATCAACCTCATCGACGGGCTCGACGGGTTGGCTGCCGGGATCGTGGCCATCGCGGCGGGCACCTTCTTCCTCTACGCGCTCCAGCTCACCGACGCGGGCCTGCTGCAGGCGGGGAACGTCGGCCCCCTGCTGGCGGTGATCATCGTGGGCATGTGCCTCGGGTTCCTGCCATGGAACCGCCACCCGGCCCGGATCTTCATGGGCGACGGTGGCGCCCTGCTGCTGGGCCTGCTGATGGCGGCCTCGACCATGGTGGTGGGGGGACGTACCGACCAGCCCTTCAGCGGCCAGTCCTTCTTCTTCTTCGCCCCGCTGCTCATCCCGCTGCTGATCCTGGGGGTGCCGATCCTCGACACGCTGCTGGCCATCGTGCGGCGCGCCACCCGCCGTACCGGGGTGGCCACGGCAGACAAGGATCACCTCCACCACCGGCTGATGCGGCTGGGGCACGGTCACTGGCGCAGCGTGCTGATCCTCTGGGCGTGGACCGCGCTGCTGTCGGGGTTCGTGCTCTACCCCACGTACTCGGGCCGTGGCGATGGGATCGTCCCCATCGGGATCGCCGCCCTCCTGCTGGCGCTGTTCACCATCCTGCACCCGAGCCTGCGAGGCTCGCGACCCGACTCCCAGGCCGCCCCCGCCGGAGCCGGGGACCGGGGATTTGCGGAGCAGGGGCACCCCGAATAG
- a CDS encoding ATP synthase subunit I, with amino-acid sequence MTDALTTTLHGPAPEGQLVRDMLRRAAWAAPALIAVFGLIWGVPGALSTSYAIGLVCVNFVLAATAMTYSARVSVAMMGVAAMFGFLIRLAIIFAAVLLVRDAWWVELVPLGVTIIVTHLGLLFWEMKYVSASLAFPGLKPKTQEYTPT; translated from the coding sequence ATGACTGACGCCCTCACGACCACGCTCCACGGTCCTGCCCCCGAGGGGCAGCTCGTGCGCGACATGCTGCGCCGGGCCGCGTGGGCGGCCCCGGCGCTGATCGCCGTGTTCGGGCTGATCTGGGGCGTGCCGGGCGCGCTGTCGACCAGCTACGCGATCGGGTTGGTCTGCGTGAACTTCGTGCTCGCCGCCACCGCCATGACCTACTCGGCGAGGGTCTCGGTGGCCATGATGGGCGTCGCCGCGATGTTCGGCTTCCTGATCCGGCTCGCCATCATCTTCGCCGCCGTCCTGCTCGTGCGCGACGCCTGGTGGGTCGAGCTGGTGCCCCTCGGCGTGACCATCATCGTGACCCATCTCGGCCTGCTGTTCTGGGAGATGAAGTACGTCTCCGCCTCGCTCGCCTTCCCGGGCCTCAAGCCCAAGACCCAGGAGTACACCCCAACGTGA
- the atpH gene encoding ATP synthase F1 subunit delta yields the protein MSDRTALYADAFLDVLAAEGNVNEVQDELFRFARVVEGNDDLRQALGDPHLPVEKRQQIVEDLLGGKASPITVALVSLVVGTGRIRELSDIVDRLLARTAASGNKSVAEVRSAVELTDDQKKRLAESIKEATGRDVDIVVIVDPNVLGGIVTQIGDTVIDGSVRSRLSKLRESF from the coding sequence ATGAGCGATCGAACCGCCCTGTACGCGGATGCGTTCCTCGATGTCCTGGCCGCTGAGGGAAACGTCAACGAGGTTCAGGACGAGCTCTTCCGCTTCGCCCGGGTGGTCGAGGGCAACGACGATCTCCGTCAAGCGCTCGGCGACCCGCACCTCCCGGTGGAGAAGCGCCAGCAGATCGTCGAGGACCTCCTCGGTGGCAAGGCCAGCCCGATCACCGTCGCGCTGGTGTCGCTCGTGGTGGGCACCGGGCGCATCCGTGAGCTCTCCGACATCGTCGACCGCCTGCTCGCGCGCACCGCGGCATCGGGCAACAAGTCGGTGGCAGAGGTGCGCTCCGCGGTGGAGCTCACCGATGACCAGAAGAAGCGGCTGGCAGAGTCCATCAAGGAAGCCACGGGACGGGATGTGGACATCGTCGTGATCGTCGATCCCAACGTCCTGGGGGGCATCGTGACCCAGATCGGCGACACCGTCATCGACGGCTCCGTCCGGTCCCGTCTCAGCAAGCTGCGCGAGTCGTTCTGA
- the atpE gene encoding ATP synthase F0 subunit C, with the protein MSTLSTLGIIAQETAQNAADVKAAAAAQSAGYAYGLAAIGPGIGIGYLVGQSVQAMARQPEAAGMVRTTMFLGIAFTEALALIGFVVFILLKFV; encoded by the coding sequence ATGAGCACCCTGTCCACGCTCGGCATCATCGCCCAGGAGACGGCGCAGAACGCCGCCGACGTCAAGGCCGCAGCAGCCGCGCAGAGCGCCGGCTACGCCTACGGCCTCGCAGCCATCGGCCCGGGCATCGGCATCGGTTACCTGGTCGGGCAGTCCGTCCAGGCGATGGCCCGCCAGCCGGAAGCCGCCGGCATGGTCCGCACCACGATGTTCCTCGGCATCGCCTTCACCGAGGCGCTCGCCCTCATCGGCTTCGTGGTGTTCATCCTCCTCAAGTTCGTCTGA
- a CDS encoding arsenate reductase/protein-tyrosine-phosphatase family protein, with product MARVLTTIRSIDVLVVCTGNICRSPMAEALLRHRLTERGVAARVSSAGVTAEGRPPSSAAVEVMADFGLGIAEHRSSLLSPERVAGADLILAMAREHVREAVVLVPDAFPRTFTLKELVRLGRERGPRGEGESMAGWLARMHAGRTPLAHLGSSPDDDVADPIGQRMAVYERTADELAELVDSLVELAWHNAPEPDASRLAPI from the coding sequence GTGGCGAGGGTCCTCACTACAATCCGCAGCATCGACGTCCTCGTGGTCTGCACCGGCAACATCTGCCGCTCGCCGATGGCCGAAGCGCTCCTGCGGCACCGACTCACCGAGCGGGGGGTCGCGGCGCGGGTGTCCTCCGCCGGTGTGACAGCGGAGGGCCGGCCGCCGTCGAGCGCCGCGGTGGAGGTGATGGCCGACTTCGGCCTGGGCATCGCCGAGCATCGCAGCAGCCTCCTCAGCCCCGAGCGGGTGGCCGGCGCCGACCTGATCCTGGCCATGGCCCGAGAGCACGTGCGCGAAGCCGTGGTGTTGGTGCCCGACGCGTTCCCGAGGACCTTCACCCTCAAGGAGCTGGTGCGGCTCGGTCGCGAGCGGGGCCCCCGCGGCGAGGGGGAGAGCATGGCGGGCTGGCTGGCCCGCATGCACGCGGGGCGCACACCCTTGGCGCACCTCGGGTCCTCACCGGACGACGACGTCGCCGATCCCATCGGCCAGCGGATGGCCGTCTACGAGCGAACCGCCGACGAGCTGGCTGAGCTCGTCGACTCCCTCGTCGAGCTCGCGTGGCACAACGCCCCCGAGCCCGACGCCTCCCGCCTCGCCCCCATCTGA
- the prmC gene encoding peptide chain release factor N(5)-glutamine methyltransferase, translating into MSELQPAPWRDFLREAERRLAQAGVGSPQVDARRIVERAGGFEPVELLGALDQPAGRRAVGFFDQMLERRLAGEPLQYVLGRWGFRTLDLLVDRRVLIPRPETEIVVEHALGELDRLAAAKQAPLVAVDLGTGSGAIALSLVAERSQVEVWATDASAAALDVAGANLAGLGQPALRVHLAAGDWFEALPGDLAGTIDLVVSNPPYVAEGDELPAEVAGWEPRAALVAGPAGTEALEHLLREAPRWLARPGVIVVELAPWQAEQMCRLAVELGYPDTRVERDLAGRERVLVARLNS; encoded by the coding sequence GTGAGCGAGCTGCAGCCGGCGCCCTGGCGCGACTTCCTCCGGGAGGCGGAGCGGCGGTTGGCGCAGGCCGGGGTCGGCTCGCCACAGGTCGACGCCCGCCGCATCGTGGAGCGGGCCGGTGGCTTCGAGCCCGTCGAGCTCCTCGGTGCGCTGGACCAGCCTGCGGGCCGGCGAGCCGTGGGGTTCTTCGATCAGATGCTCGAGCGACGGCTCGCCGGCGAGCCCTTGCAGTACGTCCTCGGCCGCTGGGGCTTCCGGACCCTCGATCTGCTGGTCGACCGGCGAGTGCTCATCCCACGACCTGAGACCGAGATCGTGGTCGAGCACGCCCTCGGTGAGCTCGACCGGTTGGCGGCCGCCAAGCAGGCACCTCTGGTCGCGGTGGACCTCGGTACGGGATCGGGAGCGATCGCGCTCTCGCTGGTCGCCGAGCGATCGCAGGTGGAGGTGTGGGCCACCGATGCCTCGGCAGCCGCCCTCGACGTCGCGGGCGCGAACCTCGCCGGGCTGGGGCAGCCGGCGCTGCGGGTGCACTTGGCGGCCGGGGACTGGTTCGAGGCGCTGCCCGGGGACCTGGCCGGCACGATCGACCTGGTGGTTAGCAACCCCCCGTACGTGGCGGAGGGGGATGAGCTCCCCGCGGAGGTCGCGGGCTGGGAGCCCCGGGCGGCCCTGGTCGCCGGCCCCGCAGGCACCGAGGCCCTCGAGCACCTCCTGCGCGAGGCTCCCCGCTGGCTGGCGCGCCCTGGGGTGATCGTGGTGGAGCTCGCGCCCTGGCAAGCCGAGCAGATGTGCCGGCTGGCGGTCGAGCTCGGCTACCCGGACACCCGCGTGGAGCGCGACCTGGCTGGACGGGAGCGGGTGCTCGTGGCTCGCCTCAACTCGTGA
- a CDS encoding zinc-binding dehydrogenase produces MRAAVMRQGQLVVDEIANPEPEPGQVLVRTLACGICGSDLHTLDHADEMVEMASEATGAAPAGMPAPKVMDPSRDVVMGHEFCGEVVELGDNTGNCRVGDVVVSIPVTFDPTGLHAIGYSNDYPGGYGELMVLSDPLALKVPNGLDPRSAALTEPMAVGMHAVNSSRSAPGTAALVLGCGPVGLATIAALGLKGVEPIVAADFSPRRRELASRLGAHATVDPREEEPIDTWRRLDGRKPLVLYEAVGVPGLLDTALRAAPRQSQIVVVGVCMQPDTIRPMRGVVKELNIQFAFGYDPVEFADTLRLIAEGTIDVAPLITGHVAIDGVPEAFRALASPDEHAKILVEPA; encoded by the coding sequence ATGCGAGCTGCGGTGATGCGCCAGGGCCAGCTGGTCGTCGATGAGATCGCCAATCCGGAGCCGGAACCAGGGCAAGTACTCGTCCGCACGCTCGCATGCGGCATCTGCGGCTCGGACCTGCACACCCTCGACCACGCGGACGAGATGGTCGAGATGGCCTCGGAAGCCACCGGAGCCGCCCCGGCGGGGATGCCGGCGCCCAAGGTGATGGATCCCTCTCGCGACGTCGTCATGGGCCATGAGTTCTGCGGTGAGGTGGTCGAGCTGGGCGACAACACCGGCAACTGCCGGGTTGGTGACGTCGTCGTATCCATCCCCGTGACCTTCGACCCCACCGGCCTCCACGCCATCGGCTACTCGAACGACTACCCCGGCGGTTACGGGGAGCTCATGGTGCTCTCCGACCCTCTGGCGCTCAAGGTGCCCAACGGGCTCGACCCCCGATCGGCGGCGCTCACCGAGCCGATGGCCGTGGGGATGCACGCCGTGAACAGCTCCCGCTCCGCCCCGGGGACGGCCGCCCTCGTGCTGGGCTGCGGACCGGTCGGCCTGGCGACGATCGCCGCCCTCGGACTGAAGGGGGTGGAGCCCATCGTGGCCGCTGACTTCTCACCCCGCCGCCGGGAGCTGGCATCCAGACTGGGCGCGCACGCCACGGTCGACCCCCGCGAGGAGGAGCCCATCGACACCTGGCGCCGTCTCGACGGGCGCAAGCCGCTCGTGCTCTACGAAGCCGTCGGTGTGCCCGGCCTGCTCGACACCGCGCTGCGCGCCGCTCCACGCCAGAGCCAGATCGTGGTGGTGGGGGTGTGCATGCAACCCGACACCATCCGACCGATGCGTGGCGTGGTGAAGGAGCTCAACATCCAGTTCGCGTTCGGCTACGACCCCGTCGAGTTCGCCGACACCCTGCGGCTGATCGCGGAAGGCACCATCGACGTGGCGCCGCTGATCACCGGCCACGTGGCCATCGACGGGGTGCCCGAGGCGTTCCGGGCCCTCGCCAGCCCCGACGAGCACGCCAAGATCCTCGTGGAGCCCGCCTAG
- a CDS encoding AtpZ/AtpI family protein, whose product MDVSQRREVTQQMYKSSGGFELALSPVLLALVGLLIDRSLGITPILTVTFAVVGLAGVSVKLYYGYKLEMEQHEACAPWAKRHD is encoded by the coding sequence GTGGACGTTTCGCAACGGCGCGAAGTCACGCAGCAGATGTACAAGAGCAGCGGAGGGTTCGAGCTCGCGCTCAGCCCGGTGCTCCTCGCGTTGGTCGGCCTGCTCATCGACCGCTCGCTGGGGATCACCCCGATCCTCACCGTCACCTTCGCGGTCGTCGGGCTCGCGGGAGTGAGCGTGAAGCTCTACTACGGATACAAGCTCGAGATGGAACAGCACGAGGCCTGCGCGCCATGGGCCAAGCGTCATGACTGA